A region of Ovis canadensis isolate MfBH-ARS-UI-01 breed Bighorn chromosome 19, ARS-UI_OviCan_v2, whole genome shotgun sequence DNA encodes the following proteins:
- the MOBP gene encoding myelin-associated oligodendrocyte basic protein, producing the protein MSQKAVKEGPRLSKNQKFSEHFSIHCCPPFTFLNSKREIVDRKYSICKSGCFYQKKEEDWICCACQKTRTSRRAPSPQRPKRQPAAPPAVVRAPAKPRSPPRPERQPRPRPEARPPPAKQRPPQKAKQQPRSSPQRGPGTSRGGSPVKASRFW; encoded by the exons ATGAGTCAGAAAGCGGTTAAGGAGGGCCCCAGACTCTCCAAGAACCAGAAGTTCTCCGAGCACTTCAGCATACATTGCTGCCCGCCGTTCACCTTCCTCAACTCCAAACGCGAGATCGTGGACCGCAAGTACAGCATCTGTAAAAGTGGCTGCTTCTaccagaagaaagaggaggactGGATCTGCTGCGCTTGCCAGAAGACCAG AACCAGCCGCCGCGCACCGTCCCCTCAGAGGCCCAAGCGCCAGCCAGCTGCACCACCCGCGGTGGTCAGAGCGCCAGCCAAGCCACGGTCCCCTCCGAGGCCCGAACGCCAGCCACGCCCCCGCCCAGAGGCCCGACCTCCACCGGCCAAGCAGCGGCCCCCTCAGAAGGCCAAGCAGCAGCCGCGCAGCAGCCCCCAGAGAGGGCCAGGCACCAGCCGTGGGGGGTCCCCCGTCAAAGCTTCTAGGTTCTGGTAA